A genomic window from Promicromonospora sukumoe includes:
- a CDS encoding nitroreductase/quinone reductase family protein: MPDDVRSQPRVPPRWFVRTAWWVHRGLYRVTGGRFGLRRPRGHRWGMLRLTTTGRRTGREHSVIVAYIENGDDLVTLAMNGWAQGDPAWWLNLKAHPEATVDLVHESRPVRAHAAQDAERDQLWTAWRAYDHELDAYAGLRTTETAVVVLSPWEQPTHL; the protein is encoded by the coding sequence GTGCCCGACGACGTCAGGTCACAGCCGCGGGTGCCGCCGCGCTGGTTCGTCCGCACCGCCTGGTGGGTGCACCGCGGCCTCTACCGGGTCACCGGCGGCCGGTTCGGGCTGCGCCGTCCCCGCGGGCACCGCTGGGGCATGCTGCGGCTGACCACCACCGGACGCCGCACCGGACGCGAGCACAGCGTGATCGTCGCGTACATCGAGAACGGCGACGACCTGGTCACCCTCGCGATGAACGGCTGGGCCCAGGGCGACCCGGCCTGGTGGCTCAACCTCAAGGCCCACCCGGAGGCCACCGTCGACCTGGTGCACGAGTCCCGGCCGGTCCGCGCCCACGCCGCCCAGGACGCCGAGCGCGACCAGCTCTGGACCGCGTGGCGCGCGTACGACCACGAGCTCGACGCCTACGCGGGGCTCCGCACCACCGAGACGGCGGTCGTCGTGCTGAGCCCGTGGGAGCAGCCGACGCACCTGTGA
- a CDS encoding endonuclease I family protein: MRTRLVRARGLGRVWGSGLSALAVAAGVLVAPGAVAQDSATVAADVPAGYYDSAEGLSGEALKAELNDIISDADAVSYDEVWDGLMASDEDPANPNNVILLYSGQSRAKSLNGGAVGDWNREHVWAKSHGDFGTATGPGTDLHHLRPTDVQVNSIRGNKDFDEGGSAVSGAPGNYTDSDSFEPRDDVKGDVARMILYMAVRWEGEDSFADLEPNDTVNNGSAPYHGKLSTLLEWNAADPVSAFEANRNDVIYEQFQHNRNPFVDHPEWADAIWG; the protein is encoded by the coding sequence ATGCGCACACGTCTCGTACGGGCACGGGGTCTGGGTCGGGTCTGGGGGAGCGGGCTGTCGGCGCTCGCCGTCGCCGCCGGGGTGCTGGTGGCGCCGGGCGCGGTCGCGCAGGACTCCGCGACGGTCGCGGCGGACGTGCCCGCCGGGTACTACGACAGCGCCGAGGGCCTGTCGGGCGAGGCGCTCAAGGCCGAGCTGAACGACATCATCAGCGACGCCGACGCGGTGTCGTACGACGAGGTGTGGGACGGACTGATGGCCAGCGACGAGGACCCCGCGAACCCGAACAACGTGATCCTCCTGTACAGCGGGCAGTCGCGGGCCAAGAGCCTGAACGGCGGCGCCGTCGGCGACTGGAACCGGGAGCACGTCTGGGCCAAGTCGCACGGCGACTTCGGCACCGCGACCGGGCCCGGCACCGACCTGCACCACCTGCGCCCCACGGACGTGCAGGTCAACAGCATCCGTGGCAACAAGGACTTCGACGAGGGCGGCAGCGCGGTGTCGGGCGCGCCCGGCAACTACACCGACTCCGACTCGTTCGAGCCCCGCGACGACGTCAAGGGCGACGTCGCGCGGATGATCCTCTACATGGCCGTGCGCTGGGAGGGCGAGGACAGCTTCGCCGACCTGGAGCCCAACGACACCGTGAACAACGGCTCGGCCCCGTACCACGGCAAGCTCTCCACGCTGCTGGAGTGGAACGCCGCCGACCCGGTGTCCGCGTTCGAGGCCAACCGGAACGACGTCATCTACGAGCAGTTCCAGCACAACCGCAACCCGTTCGTCGACCACCCGGAGTGGGCCGACGCCATCTGGGGCTGA